A window of Solanum stenotomum isolate F172 chromosome 3, ASM1918654v1, whole genome shotgun sequence contains these coding sequences:
- the LOC125858271 gene encoding L-type lectin-domain containing receptor kinase VIII.1-like has translation MDYFFWFFFSFAMLVNSNLGSSADGPSINVTKHISFRDFSSSNPRLKQDLTLLGSVIVSDEKKSVQIPDPEREGDDLKHLAGRAIYSSPIRFFDPRTQTPASFETTFSFQFEVKSNSSNETSDQGKSVGGSGLTFIIVPDELTVGRAGPWLGMLNDLCDEDYKTVAIEFDTRQNPEFGDPNDNHLGINLGSIVSTAAINASDAGVQLNDGSIHRVWISYDGRKRFVEIRLAPDGRGYPSKPVYSGLLDLSPYLNEYMFVGFSAATGNHTQIHNILSWNFTSISQASLRIPSTETCQNKIMLQNSTQSEIDHRKTPNSFFIFLAVVILLVIVLINLYFSSYKRDDNSDEAFTLPEKKQRPRPPNKARRFTIAEISIATRNFSELQILGSDEKSITYKATILNGCNVVVKRFLTQFFNTHGFEKRQFHKEIKAITRIRHPNLVPIRGWCYDNQETIVVYDFIPNGSLDKWLFGVGVLPWTRRFKVVKDLADSLVYLHSKQLAHKNVKSSSVFLDVSFRAVVGDFGFVLTSAGSTRFEAMVSQTADVFEFGVVVLEIIAGRSRKSNPGERDLLDLAWAMHEVQQKETLVDRRMGAVVNLEQAIRALDIGLLCTLNENKGRPTMEEVVEFLNMEKPIPELPSGRPVCLFPYSSTTGLCSGYACTAFK, from the coding sequence ATGGATTACTTCTTCTGGTTTTTCTTCTCGTTTGCCATGCTAGTTAATAGTAATTTAGGTTCGTCCGCGGACGGACCTTCAATTAACGTGACGAAGCATATCTCTTTTCGAGATTTCAGTTCTAGTAATCCCAGGTTGAAGCAAGATCTTACACTTCTCGGTAGTGTTATCGTCTCGGATGAAAAAAAATCCGTTCAAATTCCTGATCCTGAGCGAGAAGGTGATGATCTAAAGCATCTAGCAGGACGAGCTATTTATTCTTCACCTATCCGTTTCTTTGATCCTCGGACTCAAACACCGGCTTCTTTTGAAACGACTTTCTCGTTTCAATTTGAAGTGAAGTCCAATTCAAGCAATGAGACGTCAGATCAGGGGAAATCTGTTGGTGGTAGTGGCCTTACTTTTATAATCGTTCCGGATGAATTGACTGTTGGCCGTGCTGGTCCGTGGCTTGGGATGCTGAACGATTTGTGCGATGAGGATTATAAAACAGTAGCTATTGAGTTTGATACTCGGCAGAACCCTGAATTTGGTGACCCGAATGATAATCACTTGGGCATTAATTTGGGTAGCATAGTATCAACTGCAGCGATTAATGCTTCGGATGCCGGAGTTCAATTGAATGACGGATCAATTCACAGAGTTTGGATATCTTATGATGGGCGAAAGCGATTTGTTGAAATTCGTCTTGCTCCTGATGGCAGAGGATATCCTTCTAAACCAGTTTACTCTGGTTTACTTGATCTTTCACCTTACTTGAATGAGTATATGTTTGTTGGATTTTCAGCTGCTACTGGTAACCATACACAAATCCACAACATTCTGTCATGGAATTTCACTTCAATTAGTCAAGCTTCGCTTCGGATTCCTTCAACAGAGACGTGCCAGAACAAAATCATGCTTCAAAATAGCACACAATCTGAAATTGATCATCGGAAAACTCCTAATagtttctttattttccttGCTGTTGTCATTCTTCTGGTTATCGTTCTTATTAACCTCTATTTCAGTAGCTACAAGCGAGATGACAATTCCGACGAAGCATTCACTCTGCCCGAGAAAAAGCAGAGACCGCGGCCACCAAACAAGGCACGTCGCTTCACAATAGCTGAGATCTCCATCGCAACAAGGAATTTCAGCGAGTTACAAATATTAGGCAGTGATGAGAAGAGCATTACGTATAAGGCCACGATCCTGAACGGGTGCAACGTTGTTGTAAAACGATttttaactcaatttttcaACACACACGGGTTTGAAAAGCGTCAATTTCACAAGGAAATCAAGGCTATCACCAGAATTCGTCACCCGAATTTGGTGCCGATTAGAGGATGGTGTTATGACAATCAAGAAACTATTGTTGTGTATGATTTCATCCCAAATGGAAGCCTCGACAAATGGCTGTTTGGCGTTGGCGTCTTGCCTTGGACGAGACGTTTTAAGGTCGTTAAAGATTTAGCAGATTCTCTTGTCTACCTTCATTCAAAGCAACTCGCTCACAAAAACGTCAAAAGTAGCAGTGTGTTTCTTGACGTGAGCTTCAGAGCAGTAGTGGGTGATTTCGGGTTTGTGCTTACTTCAGCCGGGTCAACCCGGTTTGAGGCCATGGTGAGTCAGACAGCTGATGTGTTCGAGTTCGGAGTAGTCGTGCTAGAGATCATTGCGGGTCGGAGCAGAAAGTCCAACCCGGGAGAACGGGATTTGTTGGATCTTGCATGGGCAATGCATGAGGTACAACAGAAGGAAACTCTAGTGGATCGAAGAATGGGCGCGGTCGTGAACCTGGAGCAGGCGATTCGGGCTTTGGATATCGGGTTGCTCTGCACGTTGAACGAGAACAAAGGAAGGCCTACGATGGAAGAAGTTGTGGAGTTCCTAAATATGGAGAAACCGATACCGGAGTTGCCATCGGGTCGACCCGTTTGTTTGTTCCCGTACAGCAGCACCACAGGCTTATGCAGTGGGTACGCTTGTACAGCATTCAAATGA